The DNA sequence TGCGATTTTTTTATCTTTCAAATCCTTTCCGAAATGTTTCTTTACTTTTTCAACTATCACCTTCTTTTGCTTCTCGTTTACTTCAAAGACTGCTCTAACTATCTTCAATTCTACTCCGTTATTTTCTCCCATTTTTATCAAAGCCTTCACATCTTTGGGAAAACAACTTCCACCCCATCCAACGCCAGGAAATAGAAATCTTGGACCAATTCTATTGTCATAGCCAATACCAATTCTTACTTTCTCAACATCTGCATTTAGTTTCTCACATAAATTTGCAATCTCATTCATAAACGATATTCTCATTGCAAGGAAGGCATTTGCTGCATATTTTACCATTTCAGCACTTCTCGTATCCATGACAAGGATTGGTGCCCCAGTTCTAACAAACGGCTCATAAAGCTCTCGCAAAATTTTTTCCGATTCATTACCATTTACCCCGATCACAACTCTATCTGGGAACATGAAATCCTGAACTGCATTTCCTTCTTTTAAAAATTCAGGATTGGAAGCAACATCAATTTCTATTTTCTCACTATATTTTGCAAGTTCATTGTTTAATATTTCTTTGATCTTATCGGCTGTCCCGACTGGAACTGTTGATTTACTTACAATTAATTTTTTAATTTTCGTTTCACTTTTGTTAGCGATAGAACGAAGAATTTTTGCAATGTTTTTGACAACTGTAAACAAAATACTAAGATCTGCGCTACCATCTTTGCCTGGCGGTGTCGGAAGACAGAGAAAAACAATGTCTGAGTTTTTTATCGTGTATTCAAGTTCGCTTGTAAATTTTAATCTTCCAGCAGAGAGATTTTTTTTCACAATTTCATCAAGACCTGGTTCATAGATTGGGATGATTCCTTTTTTAAGTTTGTTAATTTTAGATCTGTCAATATCCATACAAATTACATTATTACCTGATTCCGCAAAGCAGGCACCGGTTACAAGCCCAACATAACCTGTTCCAATAACTGATAGGTTCATTTTTCAATTTTAAATTTATTTTGTTAACCTTTACTAAACGCTGCCTTATTTTTTAATCTATTCTAAAGTTTAAAATTCAATCCTGTGCAAAGTTTATGAAATTTATACAAATCACTCAACGGTTACACTCTTTGCAAGGTTACGAGGCTGATCTACATCGCACCCTCGTAAGACAGCGATATGATAAGCAAGTAATTGCAAGGGTATAACTGAAAGAATAGGCATTAACATATCAATTGTTTGAGGAATTTGAATAATATGGTCTGAAA is a window from the Candidatus Kryptonium sp. genome containing:
- a CDS encoding UDP-glucose/GDP-mannose dehydrogenase family protein, giving the protein MNLSVIGTGYVGLVTGACFAESGNNVICMDIDRSKINKLKKGIIPIYEPGLDEIVKKNLSAGRLKFTSELEYTIKNSDIVFLCLPTPPGKDGSADLSILFTVVKNIAKILRSIANKSETKIKKLIVSKSTVPVGTADKIKEILNNELAKYSEKIEIDVASNPEFLKEGNAVQDFMFPDRVVIGVNGNESEKILRELYEPFVRTGAPILVMDTRSAEMVKYAANAFLAMRISFMNEIANLCEKLNADVEKVRIGIGYDNRIGPRFLFPGVGWGGSCFPKDVKALIKMGENNGVELKIVRAVFEVNEKQKKVIVEKVKKHFGKDLKDKKIAIWGLSFKPKTDDMREAPSITIINELLNLGAKIIAFDPVAMPNAKKIWNGNVKFAKNQYEALKGSDALILVTEWQEFREPDFNYMKTLMKTPVIFDGRNIYNPEKLRKLGFVYYGIGRV